The Streptomyces europaeiscabiei genome window below encodes:
- the adh gene encoding aldehyde dehydrogenase: MTRFAAPGTDGAVVSFEARYDHFIGGEYVPPARGQYFENPSPVNGLPFTEIARGTSEDVERALDAAHAAAPGWGRTSVTERSDVLRKIADRMEANLEQLAVAESWENGKPVRETLAADIPLAIDHFRYFAGAIRAQEGSLAELDDDTVAYHFHEPLGVVAQIIPWNFPILMATWKLAPALAAGNAVVLKPAEQTPASIHVWLSLVADLLPPGVLNIVNGFGVEAGKPLASSSRVAKVAFTGETTTGRLIMQYASENITPVTLELGGKSPNIFFDDVWSANDDFRDKALEGFTMFALNQGEVCTCPSRALVQRGNYAEFMEAAVARTEQIKTGHPLDTDTMIGAQASNDQLEKILSYLDIGRQEGAKILTGGERIEHDGELKGGYYVQPTIFEGDNRMRIFQEEIFGPVVSVTSFNDFDDAIKIANDTLYGLGAGVWTRDTNTAYRAGRSIQAGRVWTNCYHAYPAHAAFGGYKGSGIGRETHKMMLDHYQQTKNVLVSYSPKKLGFF, translated from the coding sequence ATGACCCGTTTCGCAGCGCCCGGTACGGACGGCGCGGTCGTCTCCTTCGAGGCGCGTTACGACCATTTCATCGGGGGTGAGTACGTGCCGCCGGCGCGGGGGCAGTACTTCGAGAACCCGAGTCCGGTGAACGGGCTGCCGTTCACGGAGATCGCGCGGGGTACGAGCGAGGACGTGGAGCGCGCGTTGGACGCGGCGCACGCGGCCGCGCCCGGCTGGGGCCGTACGTCCGTGACGGAGCGTTCGGACGTTCTTCGGAAGATCGCCGACCGGATGGAGGCCAACCTGGAGCAGTTGGCGGTCGCGGAGAGCTGGGAGAACGGCAAGCCGGTGCGGGAGACCCTGGCCGCCGACATCCCGCTTGCCATCGACCACTTCCGGTACTTCGCGGGGGCGATCCGCGCACAGGAGGGTTCGCTGGCGGAGCTCGACGACGACACGGTGGCGTACCACTTCCACGAGCCGCTGGGTGTGGTCGCGCAGATCATCCCGTGGAACTTCCCGATCCTCATGGCGACCTGGAAGCTGGCACCCGCGCTGGCGGCGGGCAACGCGGTCGTCCTCAAGCCGGCCGAGCAGACCCCTGCGTCCATCCATGTCTGGCTGAGCCTGGTGGCGGATCTGCTGCCGCCGGGTGTGCTGAACATCGTCAACGGGTTCGGGGTGGAGGCGGGCAAGCCACTGGCGTCGAGTTCGCGGGTGGCGAAGGTGGCGTTCACGGGCGAGACGACGACCGGGCGTCTGATCATGCAGTACGCCTCGGAGAACATCACGCCGGTGACTCTCGAACTCGGCGGAAAGTCTCCGAACATCTTCTTCGACGACGTGTGGTCGGCGAACGACGACTTCCGTGACAAGGCCCTGGAAGGCTTCACGATGTTCGCGCTCAACCAGGGCGAGGTGTGTACCTGCCCGTCGCGGGCGCTGGTGCAGCGCGGCAACTACGCCGAGTTCATGGAGGCGGCCGTCGCCCGCACCGAGCAGATCAAGACGGGGCATCCGCTGGACACCGACACCATGATCGGCGCCCAGGCCTCCAACGACCAGTTGGAGAAGATCCTCTCCTATCTGGACATCGGCCGTCAGGAGGGCGCGAAGATCCTCACCGGCGGTGAACGCATCGAGCATGACGGTGAGTTGAAGGGCGGGTACTACGTCCAGCCGACGATCTTCGAGGGCGACAACCGGATGCGGATCTTCCAGGAGGAGATCTTCGGGCCGGTCGTCTCCGTGACTTCGTTCAACGACTTCGACGACGCCATCAAGATCGCCAATGACACGCTGTACGGTCTGGGGGCCGGTGTCTGGACGCGGGACACCAACACCGCCTACCGCGCGGGCCGTTCGATCCAGGCGGGCCGCGTCTGGACCAACTGCTACCACGCCTACCCGGCCCATGCCGCGTTCGGCGGCTACAAGGGTTCGGGCATCGGCCGCGAGACCCACAAGATGATGCTGGACCACTACCAGCAGACGAAGAACGTTCTTGTTTCATACAGTCCGAAGAAACTTGGCTTCTTCTAG
- a CDS encoding N-acetylmuramoyl-L-alanine amidase — MERARPLPSRRRLLQGAALAAIPYTLLPSPQADARPPAVDHTPARWDPASAANYTAADRPTGQPVDLVIIHVTQTTYKNTMPVFWNPARQVSAHYVLRSADGRVTQCVRERDIAWHAGNWEYNARSIGIEHEGWVDRPEYFTGAMYEQSAALTSAICDTYGMPKTRAHIIGHHEVPGTDHTDPGPHWDWDRYIRLVNAV, encoded by the coding sequence ATGGAGCGAGCCAGGCCGCTGCCGAGCAGGCGACGGCTGTTGCAGGGCGCCGCCCTCGCCGCGATCCCCTACACGTTGCTCCCGAGCCCGCAGGCCGACGCCCGACCTCCGGCTGTCGACCACACCCCTGCCCGATGGGATCCGGCGAGCGCGGCCAACTACACCGCGGCCGACCGTCCGACCGGCCAACCCGTCGACCTGGTGATCATCCACGTGACACAGACGACGTACAAGAACACCATGCCCGTCTTCTGGAACCCGGCGAGACAGGTCTCCGCGCACTACGTGCTCCGGTCGGCCGACGGGCGGGTCACCCAGTGCGTCCGTGAGCGCGACATCGCCTGGCACGCGGGCAACTGGGAGTACAACGCGCGGAGCATAGGTATCGAGCACGAGGGCTGGGTGGACCGGCCCGAGTACTTCACCGGCGCCATGTACGAGCAGTCGGCGGCTCTCACCTCGGCGATCTGCGACACGTACGGCATGCCGAAGACGCGCGCCCACATCATCGGCCACCACGAGGTGCCGGGCACCGATCACACCGATCCGGGGCCGCACTGGGACTGGGACCGCTACATACGCCTGGTCAACGCCGTCTGA
- a CDS encoding GAF domain-containing protein has protein sequence MLSGEAELSDPWVALEPGADPVERVRVLRRAHETFTQQGTVARPVRSVVADSWRRSARAGVGPEGTARVELTDGDLCSYRAEHPLARVMPLVRELLGTFASDGEHLLAVCDAQGRLLWVEGDAATRRRADRMNFVPGARWAESAVGTNAPGTAVALDRSVQVFAAEHFIRRVQPWTCAAAPVHDPRTGRVLGAIDITGGDGLAHPHSLGFVQAVARAAESQLALLTPPGASADALELAALGRDEAQLVVGGRKIRLSRRHSEILVLLARHPEGLSGDELLCALYEDESVTPVTLRAELARLRRLLGPGLLGSRPYRLTVLVESDVSVVERRLETGAVTAAASAYGGPLLPGSQAPAVVRLRHRLADGLRTALIARRDPDLLADWAHSPWGEDDLEVWRALATVRPTPAVRSRLRELESELSAPPGWGHLRCP, from the coding sequence ATGCTTTCCGGGGAGGCCGAGTTGAGCGATCCGTGGGTGGCTCTGGAGCCGGGAGCCGACCCCGTCGAGCGGGTGCGGGTGCTGCGCCGCGCCCATGAGACGTTCACGCAGCAGGGCACGGTGGCACGACCGGTGCGGTCCGTGGTGGCGGACTCGTGGCGCCGTTCGGCGAGGGCAGGTGTCGGGCCCGAGGGCACCGCGCGCGTGGAACTGACGGACGGCGACCTCTGTTCCTACCGCGCGGAGCATCCGCTGGCCCGGGTGATGCCGTTGGTCCGCGAGTTGCTGGGCACGTTCGCCTCGGACGGCGAGCATCTGCTGGCCGTGTGCGATGCGCAGGGCAGGCTGCTGTGGGTGGAGGGGGATGCCGCGACCAGACGGCGGGCTGACCGGATGAACTTCGTGCCGGGGGCGCGCTGGGCGGAGTCCGCGGTCGGGACGAACGCGCCGGGCACCGCGGTCGCGTTGGACCGGTCGGTGCAGGTCTTCGCGGCCGAGCACTTCATACGGCGGGTGCAGCCGTGGACGTGCGCGGCGGCGCCGGTGCACGATCCGCGCACCGGGCGGGTGCTCGGCGCCATCGACATCACGGGCGGCGACGGCCTGGCGCATCCGCACAGTCTCGGCTTCGTCCAGGCGGTGGCGAGGGCAGCCGAGTCCCAGCTCGCGCTGCTCACCCCACCCGGGGCTTCGGCCGACGCACTCGAACTGGCGGCTCTGGGCCGCGACGAGGCCCAACTGGTCGTCGGCGGACGAAAAATCAGGCTCAGCCGCCGGCACAGCGAGATTCTGGTACTGCTCGCCCGGCACCCGGAGGGACTGTCCGGCGACGAGTTGCTCTGCGCGCTGTACGAGGACGAGTCGGTGACGCCGGTGACACTGCGGGCCGAACTGGCCCGGTTGCGGCGGCTGCTCGGGCCGGGGTTGCTGGGGTCACGGCCGTATCGGCTCACGGTGCTGGTCGAGTCCGATGTGTCTGTCGTGGAACGGAGGTTGGAGACGGGCGCGGTGACGGCGGCCGCGTCGGCGTACGGAGGTCCGCTGCTGCCGGGCTCCCAGGCCCCGGCCGTCGTACGACTGCGGCACAGGCTCGCCGACGGGCTGCGCACCGCCCTGATAGCCCGCCGCGATCCCGACCTGCTGGCGGACTGGGCACACTCCCCCTGGGGCGAGGACGACCTGGAGGTGTGGCGGGCGCTCGCCACCGTACGACCGACACCGGCGGTACGGTCCAGGCTGCGCGAGCTGGAATCGGAGCTGTCGGCACCACCGGGGTGGGGGCACCTTCGGTGTCCCTGA